The following are from one region of the Candidatus Binataceae bacterium genome:
- a CDS encoding MAPEG family protein: MTPLKMYALTTIVLALKMAAISIAQGRARTAAGVFTNPEDAKAFGGQTATEEAPGVRRAARAWLNDLENIPIFLFLAGIYVAAGLSAGVFTIYCIVFMAARIVHTIAYLNSLQPWRTIAYVVGSLVTVALIINLFIRVVLA; encoded by the coding sequence ATGACGCCGCTCAAGATGTACGCCCTCACCACGATCGTACTCGCACTCAAGATGGCCGCGATCTCAATCGCCCAGGGGCGCGCGCGCACCGCTGCCGGAGTGTTTACAAATCCTGAAGATGCGAAAGCTTTCGGCGGTCAGACCGCAACCGAAGAGGCTCCCGGAGTTCGCCGCGCGGCGCGCGCCTGGTTAAACGATCTGGAGAATATTCCGATCTTCCTGTTTCTCGCCGGGATCTACGTTGCCGCTGGTCTCTCGGCCGGAGTGTTCACGATTTACTGCATCGTATTCATGGCGGCGCGCATTGTTCATACGATCGCGTATCTCAACTCACTTCAGCCGTGGCGCACGATCGCCTACGTCGTCGGCTCGCTGGTTACGGTCGCACTCATCATTAACCTGTTCATAAGAGTGGTGCTGGCCTAG
- a CDS encoding NUDIX domain-containing protein, which produces MRETIASLVRAIAPHDAIEAAHKAWILEWIRSGAPLFRIKKPDLPACHLGTYCAVFDPARRKLLLGDHRNAGLWLPPGGHIEPDEDPRVAAARELQEELGIDARPRFETPLFVTVTETVGIDSGHTDVSLWFVFHSDSLSRPQFDDAEFKSLEWYELGSIPFARSHPDMQRFVDKLKRPWCVSGQR; this is translated from the coding sequence TTGAGAGAAACAATCGCCTCGCTGGTTCGCGCGATCGCGCCGCACGATGCGATCGAAGCGGCGCACAAGGCCTGGATTCTTGAATGGATCAGGTCGGGCGCTCCGCTTTTCAGAATCAAGAAGCCGGACCTGCCCGCGTGCCACCTCGGCACGTATTGCGCGGTGTTTGATCCGGCGCGGAGAAAGCTGCTGCTCGGCGATCATCGGAATGCCGGCCTATGGCTGCCACCCGGCGGGCATATCGAGCCTGATGAAGATCCTCGCGTGGCAGCCGCGCGCGAGTTGCAGGAAGAACTCGGAATCGACGCGCGCCCGCGCTTCGAGACCCCACTCTTCGTTACGGTCACAGAGACCGTCGGAATCGACAGCGGTCATACCGATGTCTCGCTGTGGTTCGTGTTCCACAGCGACAGTCTCTCACGCCCGCAGTTCGATGACGCAGAATTCAAGTCGCTTGAGTGGTATGAACTCGGCTCGATTCCATTCGCGCGCAGCCACCCTGACATGCAAAGGTTCGTCGACAAGCTGAAGCGCCCGTGGTGCGTATCGGGCCAGCGCTAA
- a CDS encoding histidine phosphatase family protein gives MSEKLPQIYLARHGETAWSLSGQHTGRTDLPLTENGERLARGLAQRIRGLAFAKVLTSPSQRARRTCELAGFGAGAEVVDDLAEWDYGQYEGRTSAQIHADNRDWDLFRDGAPGGESPAQIGARANRVVARLRAINDDIVIFSSGHILRVLAAHWLGLETNAARYFLLSTASLSVLSYEHNLSNPALKLWNAVG, from the coding sequence ATGAGCGAAAAGCTGCCGCAGATTTATCTTGCGCGGCACGGCGAGACTGCCTGGAGCCTATCCGGGCAGCATACGGGCCGGACGGATTTACCGCTGACTGAGAATGGCGAGCGGCTCGCGCGTGGGCTCGCCCAACGGATACGCGGGCTTGCGTTCGCGAAAGTGCTGACGAGCCCCTCGCAGCGCGCGCGCCGAACCTGCGAGCTGGCGGGCTTCGGCGCGGGCGCCGAGGTCGTCGACGATCTGGCGGAATGGGACTACGGCCAGTACGAAGGCCGGACCTCGGCGCAGATTCATGCTGACAATCGCGATTGGGACCTGTTCCGCGATGGCGCCCCGGGCGGCGAATCGCCCGCCCAGATCGGCGCCCGCGCAAACCGCGTGGTCGCGCGGCTGCGCGCAATCAACGACGATATCGTCATTTTCTCCAGCGGCCACATCCTGCGCGTGCTTGCTGCCCACTGGCTCGGGCTCGAAACCAACGCCGCCCGCTATTTCCTGCTCAGCACCGCCAGCCTCAGCGTCTTGAGCTACGAACATAATCTATCGAACCCAGCACTCAAGCTGTGGAATGCGGTTGGCTGA